A stretch of Faecalibacterium duncaniae DNA encodes these proteins:
- a CDS encoding Fe-S-containing hydro-lyase, whose protein sequence is MEYRLTTPCTAQDLAPLRAGDTVLLSGVVYTARDQAHKRMIEALDRGEPLPFDLEGSAIYYVGPTPERPGEVIGSAGPTTSGRMDAMSPRLLDLGNKIMIGKGKRDAAVKEAVVRNGAVYLAALGGAGALMAKSVQTLEVIAWPDLGCEAVRRLTVQDMPLTVILDAHGGDLYLEGPEAYRNR, encoded by the coding sequence ATGGAATACAGACTGACCACCCCCTGCACCGCCCAGGATCTGGCCCCCCTCAGGGCAGGCGATACCGTATTGCTCTCCGGCGTGGTGTATACCGCCCGGGATCAGGCCCACAAGCGGATGATCGAAGCACTGGACCGGGGCGAACCGCTCCCCTTCGACCTTGAGGGCAGCGCTATCTACTACGTCGGCCCCACCCCGGAGCGCCCGGGTGAGGTCATCGGCTCTGCCGGCCCCACCACCAGCGGCCGGATGGATGCCATGAGCCCCCGCCTGCTGGACCTGGGCAACAAAATTATGATCGGCAAGGGCAAGCGGGATGCCGCTGTCAAGGAGGCCGTTGTCCGCAACGGTGCAGTCTATCTGGCCGCTTTGGGCGGTGCCGGTGCCCTGATGGCCAAGAGTGTCCAGACGCTGGAAGTCATCGCCTGGCCCGACCTCGGCTGTGAGGCTGTCCGCCGCCTGACCGTGCAGGACATGCCCCTGACTGTCATCCTGGATGCCCACGGCGGGGATCTGTATCTGGAAGGCCCAGAGGCCTACCGGAACCGCTGA
- a CDS encoding fumarate hydratase — protein MRNISAQAITDAVARLCIEANTRLPQDVQAALDKARQEEPWPLAKNTLDLLWSNLSAAREKDLPICQDTGMACVFVELGTDVHIDGSFEAAIHEGVRRGYTDGYLRKSIVADPLRRGNTGDNTPAAITVHLVDGDGCTITVAPKGFGSENMSRIQMLKPADGVEGFRKFVLETVQLAGSNPCPPIVLGIGVGGSFDKVAYLAKKALLRPLDVPNPDPYYAGLERELLTAINELGIGPQGFGGQTTCLGLAIEQMPTHVAGLPVAVNVSCHVTRRASAQL, from the coding sequence ATGAGGAACATCTCCGCACAAGCCATCACCGACGCCGTAGCCCGGCTCTGCATCGAGGCCAACACCCGCCTGCCGCAGGATGTGCAGGCGGCGCTGGACAAGGCCCGGCAGGAAGAGCCCTGGCCGCTGGCAAAGAATACCCTGGACCTGCTGTGGTCCAACCTGAGCGCCGCCAGAGAAAAAGACCTGCCCATCTGCCAGGACACCGGCATGGCCTGCGTGTTCGTGGAGCTGGGCACCGATGTCCACATCGACGGCAGCTTTGAAGCCGCCATCCACGAGGGCGTGCGCCGCGGCTACACCGACGGCTACCTGCGCAAGAGCATCGTGGCCGACCCGCTGCGCCGGGGCAACACCGGCGACAACACCCCCGCAGCCATCACCGTTCATCTGGTAGACGGCGACGGCTGCACCATCACCGTGGCCCCCAAGGGCTTTGGCAGCGAGAACATGAGCCGCATCCAGATGCTCAAGCCCGCCGACGGCGTGGAGGGCTTCCGGAAGTTCGTGCTGGAGACCGTCCAGCTGGCCGGTTCCAACCCCTGCCCGCCCATCGTGCTGGGCATCGGCGTAGGCGGCAGCTTTGACAAGGTGGCTTATCTGGCCAAAAAGGCACTGCTCCGCCCGCTGGATGTTCCCAACCCCGATCCCTATTATGCCGGTCTGGAGCGGGAGCTGCTGACCGCCATCAATGAGCTGGGCATCGGCCCGCAGGGCTTTGGCGGCCAGACCACCTGTCTGGGCCTTGCCATTGAGCAGATGCCCACCCATGTGGCGGGCCTGCCCGTGGCCGTGAACGTTTCCTGCCATGTCACCCGCCGCGCGTCGGCCCAGCTGTAA
- a CDS encoding NAD(P)-dependent malic enzyme gives MDYNKAALEMHETHHGKVGITSKVEVKTRDDLSTAYTPGVAEPCRKIKENPDDVYKYTFKGNMVAVVSNGTAVLGLGDIGPEAGLPVMEGKAVLFKEFGGVDAFPICIDAHDAASVIAACKAIAPTFGGINLEDIKSPECFEIEETLERELDIPVFHDDQHGTAIVVTAALINALRVVGKKMEDVHIVLNGPGAAGTAIIKMLMTAGAKDIVAVDQFGTLYKGCNSAEAHKNWLGEVTNPRQIKGGLKEAIEGADVFIGVSRPGILTTELCKTMNKDAIVFAMANPTPEIMPDDAKAGGVRVMATGRSDFPNQVNNVLCFPGLFKGALSVRARDINDQMKLAAAYAIADLITDADRSEENIIPGAFDPRVAEAVAAAVAKAARETGTARL, from the coding sequence ATGGATTACAACAAAGCCGCCCTTGAAATGCACGAGACCCACCACGGCAAGGTGGGCATTACCAGCAAGGTGGAGGTCAAGACCCGTGATGACCTGTCTACCGCCTACACCCCCGGCGTTGCCGAGCCCTGCCGCAAGATCAAGGAAAACCCCGACGATGTTTATAAGTACACCTTCAAGGGCAACATGGTGGCCGTTGTCTCCAACGGCACCGCCGTGCTGGGCCTGGGTGACATCGGCCCCGAGGCCGGTCTGCCTGTGATGGAGGGCAAAGCCGTGCTGTTCAAGGAGTTCGGCGGCGTGGATGCCTTCCCCATCTGCATCGATGCCCACGATGCCGCCAGCGTGATCGCAGCCTGCAAGGCCATTGCCCCCACCTTTGGCGGTATCAATCTGGAGGATATCAAGAGCCCCGAGTGCTTTGAGATCGAAGAGACGCTGGAGCGGGAGCTGGATATCCCCGTGTTCCACGATGACCAGCACGGCACCGCCATCGTGGTGACCGCTGCCCTCATCAACGCCCTGCGCGTGGTGGGCAAAAAGATGGAGGACGTGCACATCGTCCTGAACGGTCCCGGCGCTGCCGGTACTGCCATCATCAAGATGCTGATGACCGCCGGTGCCAAGGATATCGTGGCCGTGGACCAGTTCGGCACACTGTACAAGGGCTGCAACAGCGCCGAGGCCCACAAGAACTGGCTGGGCGAGGTGACCAACCCCCGCCAGATCAAGGGCGGCCTGAAGGAAGCCATCGAGGGAGCCGACGTATTCATCGGCGTGTCCCGCCCCGGCATCCTGACCACCGAGCTGTGCAAGACCATGAACAAGGATGCCATCGTCTTTGCCATGGCCAACCCCACCCCCGAGATCATGCCGGACGATGCCAAGGCAGGCGGCGTGCGCGTGATGGCCACCGGCCGCAGCGACTTCCCCAACCAGGTCAACAATGTGCTCTGCTTCCCCGGCCTGTTCAAGGGCGCTTTGAGCGTTCGCGCCCGCGACATCAACGACCAGATGAAGCTGGCCGCAGCCTATGCCATCGCTGACCTGATCACCGATGCCGACCGCAGCGAGGAGAACATCATCCCCGGCGCATTTGACCCCCGTGTAGCCGAGGCCGTGGCTGCTGCCGTGGCAAAGGCTGCCCGCGAGACCGGCACTGCCCGCCTGTAA
- a CDS encoding trigger factor: MKKIITKAVCLLCAGALVLGAAGCSKSADSSSAASSTAAAVYGSAEDYDYENFSYSSGLDENGYWEGVKALDYVTLPENFASLTFKRSEIEPTEEEIQSEIDSLLSDHATEKQVTDRAAADGDTVNIDYAGSVDGVAFSGGTYSGYSLTLGSGTFVDGFEDQIVGHTPGETFDVTVTFPEGYSDSTDSEGNTVVLSGKKAVFSVTLNYISEKVLPELTDAWVAENYGESDDVHTVEELKALYQKMLYNTNLQNAIMDDLLANSTFKELPKEVTDYQVNQCLNYYYTMANYYGYDLDSFVQTAAGYENADDLLEGMSDSITTYSKEALLYQAVAETLDIVPTQEQIDTYSSYTGTYGENYCTMVALMDAVTDALTESAVVS; the protein is encoded by the coding sequence TTGAAAAAGATCATCACAAAGGCGGTCTGCCTGCTCTGCGCCGGTGCGCTGGTGCTGGGCGCAGCAGGCTGCTCCAAGTCCGCTGATTCTTCTTCTGCCGCTTCCAGCACAGCCGCCGCTGTTTACGGCAGCGCGGAAGATTACGATTACGAGAACTTCTCCTACAGCAGCGGTCTGGACGAGAACGGCTACTGGGAGGGCGTGAAAGCGCTTGACTATGTCACCCTGCCCGAGAACTTTGCAAGCCTTACCTTCAAGCGTTCTGAGATCGAGCCCACCGAGGAGGAGATCCAGAGCGAGATCGACAGCCTGCTCAGCGACCACGCCACTGAGAAGCAGGTAACGGACCGTGCCGCAGCGGACGGTGATACCGTCAACATCGACTATGCCGGTTCCGTGGATGGCGTTGCGTTCAGCGGCGGCACTTACAGCGGCTACAGCCTGACCCTGGGCAGCGGTACTTTCGTCGATGGCTTTGAGGATCAGATCGTAGGCCACACCCCCGGCGAGACCTTTGATGTCACCGTGACCTTCCCGGAGGGATACAGCGATTCTACCGATTCCGAGGGCAACACCGTTGTCCTGAGCGGCAAAAAAGCTGTGTTCTCCGTTACCCTGAACTACATCAGTGAGAAGGTCCTGCCCGAGCTGACCGACGCGTGGGTGGCCGAGAACTACGGCGAGAGCGATGATGTTCACACCGTGGAGGAGCTGAAAGCGCTCTACCAGAAGATGCTCTACAACACCAACCTGCAGAACGCCATCATGGACGACCTGCTGGCGAACTCCACCTTCAAGGAGCTGCCCAAGGAGGTCACCGATTATCAGGTGAACCAGTGCCTGAACTACTACTACACCATGGCCAACTACTACGGCTACGATCTGGACAGCTTTGTGCAGACCGCCGCTGGCTATGAGAACGCCGATGACCTGCTGGAGGGGATGAGCGACAGCATCACCACCTACTCCAAGGAGGCTCTGCTCTATCAGGCAGTGGCCGAGACACTGGACATCGTGCCCACCCAGGAGCAGATCGATACCTATTCCTCCTACACCGGCACCTACGGTGAGAACTACTGCACTATGGTCGCCCTGATGGATGCCGTCACCGATGCGCTGACGGAGAGCGCAGTGGTGAGCTGA
- the clpB gene encoding ATP-dependent chaperone ClpB, producing MNTNQYTQKTLEALQAAQQLAVEYQHNALEPEHLLHALASQEQGLIPQLLQKLNVDPGSFAAAVAEKLSALPRVSGSGRDPDKVYISQATDKVLSAAAREAKAMKDEYVSVEHVFLGLLDEPTQNTTELFRAFNIKKDAFLQQLTAVRGNQRVTNDNPEDTYNALQKYGQDLVDLARKQKLDPVIGRDQEIRNVIRILSRKTKNNPCLIGEPGVGKTAIAEGLAQRIVRGDVPENLKNRTVFSLDMGALVAGAKYRGEFEERLKSVLNEVKKSEGKIILFIDELHTIVGAGKTDGAMDAGNLLKPMLARGELHCIGATTLDEYRQYIEKDPALERRFQPVQVDEPTVEDTISILRGLKERYEVFHGVKISDNALIAAATLSDRYITDRFLPDKAIDLVDEACAMIKTEMDSMPSEMDDLAHRITQLQIEQVSLKKETDALSQSRLHELEKELAELQDKFRSMKAKWENEKNAIGKVQTLREQIEQTNAAIEKAQREYDLNKAAELKYGKLPELQKQLEAEEKLANEKKEDSLLRDRVTDEEIARIVARWTGIPVEKLVEGEREKLLHLDDVLHKRVIGQDEAVTKVSEAILRSRAGIANPNRPIGSFLFLGPTGVGKTELAKALAQALFDDERNMVRIDMTEYMEKFSVSRLIGAPPGYVGYEEGGQLTEAVRRKPYSVVLFDEVEKAHPDVFNILLQVLDDGRITDSQGRTVDFKNTVIILTSNLGSDIILNDLEQRRAQGSNELSDEAKHQIDLLLRSKFRPEFLNRLDEIVYYKSLTKDEMRKIVDLQLADLRSRMDEGKHLNLDVTTAAKDYIIDSAYDSVYGARPIKRFIQSRVETLIAKAIIQGRYAEGSTLTVDYDGNALVLK from the coding sequence ATGAATACCAATCAATATACGCAGAAAACGCTGGAAGCTCTGCAGGCTGCCCAGCAGCTGGCTGTGGAGTACCAGCACAACGCTTTGGAGCCGGAACATCTGCTGCACGCCCTGGCTTCGCAGGAGCAGGGCCTGATCCCGCAGCTTCTGCAGAAGCTGAACGTGGACCCGGGCAGCTTTGCCGCTGCCGTGGCCGAAAAGCTGTCGGCCCTGCCCCGGGTGTCCGGCTCCGGCCGTGACCCCGATAAGGTCTATATCTCGCAGGCAACGGATAAAGTCCTGAGCGCCGCCGCCCGGGAAGCCAAGGCCATGAAGGACGAATACGTCAGTGTGGAGCATGTGTTCCTGGGCCTGCTGGATGAGCCGACCCAGAACACCACGGAGCTGTTCCGCGCCTTCAACATCAAGAAGGATGCGTTCCTGCAGCAGCTGACTGCCGTGCGCGGCAACCAGCGCGTGACCAACGACAACCCCGAGGATACCTACAACGCTCTGCAGAAGTACGGCCAGGATCTGGTCGATCTGGCCCGGAAGCAGAAGCTGGACCCCGTGATCGGCCGTGATCAGGAGATCCGCAACGTGATCCGTATCCTGTCCCGTAAGACCAAGAACAACCCCTGCCTGATCGGTGAGCCCGGCGTTGGCAAGACCGCCATCGCCGAGGGCTTGGCCCAGCGGATCGTGCGCGGCGATGTGCCCGAGAACCTGAAGAACCGCACCGTGTTCAGCCTGGACATGGGTGCACTGGTGGCCGGTGCAAAGTACCGCGGCGAGTTTGAGGAGCGCCTGAAGAGCGTCCTGAATGAGGTCAAGAAGAGCGAGGGCAAGATCATCCTCTTCATTGATGAGCTGCACACCATCGTGGGTGCGGGCAAGACCGACGGTGCCATGGACGCGGGCAACCTGCTCAAGCCCATGCTGGCCCGGGGCGAGCTGCACTGCATCGGCGCAACCACGCTGGACGAATACCGCCAGTATATCGAAAAGGACCCCGCTCTGGAGCGCCGGTTCCAGCCGGTGCAGGTGGATGAGCCCACAGTGGAGGACACCATCTCCATCCTGCGTGGCCTGAAGGAGCGCTATGAGGTGTTCCACGGCGTGAAGATCAGCGATAATGCGCTGATCGCCGCCGCAACCCTCTCTGACCGCTATATCACCGACCGTTTCCTGCCGGATAAGGCCATCGACCTGGTGGATGAAGCCTGCGCCATGATCAAGACTGAGATGGACAGTATGCCCAGCGAGATGGATGATCTGGCCCACCGCATCACCCAGCTGCAGATCGAGCAGGTCAGCCTGAAAAAGGAGACCGATGCCCTGAGCCAGAGCCGCCTGCATGAGCTGGAAAAGGAACTGGCCGAGCTGCAGGATAAGTTCCGCAGCATGAAGGCAAAGTGGGAAAACGAGAAGAACGCCATTGGCAAGGTACAGACCCTGCGTGAGCAGATCGAGCAGACCAATGCCGCCATTGAGAAAGCCCAGCGTGAGTATGACCTGAACAAGGCTGCTGAGCTGAAATACGGCAAGCTGCCCGAGCTGCAGAAACAGCTGGAAGCGGAGGAAAAGCTGGCCAACGAGAAGAAGGAGGACAGCCTCCTGCGTGACCGTGTGACCGATGAGGAAATTGCCCGGATCGTGGCCCGCTGGACCGGCATCCCGGTGGAGAAGCTGGTGGAGGGCGAGCGCGAGAAGCTGCTGCACCTGGACGATGTGCTCCACAAGAGAGTCATCGGTCAGGACGAGGCCGTGACCAAGGTGAGCGAGGCCATCCTGCGCAGCCGCGCCGGAATCGCAAACCCCAACCGCCCCATCGGCAGCTTCCTCTTCCTCGGCCCCACCGGTGTGGGCAAGACCGAGCTGGCCAAGGCGCTGGCACAGGCTCTGTTTGACGATGAGCGCAACATGGTGCGTATCGATATGACGGAGTATATGGAGAAGTTCAGCGTCAGCCGCCTGATCGGCGCGCCTCCGGGATACGTGGGTTATGAGGAGGGCGGTCAGCTGACCGAGGCTGTCCGCCGCAAACCCTACAGCGTGGTGCTGTTCGATGAGGTGGAAAAGGCCCACCCCGATGTGTTCAACATCCTGCTGCAGGTGCTGGACGATGGCCGCATCACCGACAGCCAGGGCCGTACCGTGGACTTCAAGAACACGGTCATCATCCTGACCTCGAATCTGGGCAGTGACATCATCCTGAACGATCTGGAGCAGCGCCGGGCACAGGGTTCCAACGAACTCAGCGACGAGGCAAAGCATCAGATCGACCTGCTGCTGAGAAGCAAGTTCCGCCCCGAGTTCCTGAACCGTTTGGACGAGATCGTCTACTACAAGAGCCTGACCAAGGACGAGATGCGCAAGATCGTGGATCTGCAGCTGGCAGACCTGCGCAGCCGCATGGACGAGGGCAAGCATCTGAATCTGGACGTGACCACCGCCGCCAAGGACTACATCATCGATTCTGCCTACGACAGCGTCTATGGTGCCCGCCCCATCAAACGGTTCATCCAGAGCCGGGTGGAGACCCTGATCGCCAAGGCGATCATTCAGGGCCGCTATGCCGAGGGCAGCACCCTGACCGTGGATTACGACGGAAATGCCCTTGTGCTGAAATGA
- a CDS encoding HlyC/CorC family transporter, with protein sequence MDDGSMTLWVALVILVGFSAFFSASETAFSSLNQIRLKSRAEDGDSSAARVLAMAEQYDKLLSTILIGNNIVNIAAASIGTILFTRMLGAERGATVSTIVLTIIVLIFGEVTPKSLAKEMPEKVATAVSPFLVLLMALMTPLTWLFTQWKKLLGHFVHSGEADTITEGELMTMVSEAENDGELTDRESELIRSAIEFDDVEVEEILTPRVDVVAVEDDIPLEELAQTFAESGYSRLPVYHGTIDNIIGVVHEKDFYIARLKKATKIDDLVVPTLYTTGSTQISQLLRTLREQHHHLAVVVDEYGGTEGIITLEDILEELVGEIWDEHDEVTEDFRKQSDGSWLVSGSASVDDLYEELDLPEEEDIDSNTVNGLVQEKTCHLPKVGDRFTLGEYDGVVTRTAKRRVTEVRLTPAAPAEDAEKDDEKDKRFSRLAQRGESR encoded by the coding sequence ATGGACGATGGCAGTATGACGCTCTGGGTAGCGCTGGTGATCCTGGTGGGTTTCTCCGCCTTTTTCTCCGCATCCGAGACCGCATTTTCCTCCCTGAATCAGATCCGCCTGAAAAGCCGCGCCGAGGACGGCGATTCCTCTGCCGCCCGGGTGCTGGCCATGGCGGAGCAGTATGACAAGCTGCTTTCCACCATCCTCATTGGCAACAATATCGTGAACATCGCCGCCGCTTCCATCGGCACCATCCTGTTTACCCGGATGCTGGGTGCCGAGCGGGGCGCTACGGTGTCCACCATTGTGCTGACGATCATCGTGCTGATCTTTGGCGAGGTGACTCCAAAGAGCCTGGCCAAGGAGATGCCGGAAAAGGTGGCTACGGCAGTCTCGCCCTTCCTTGTGCTCCTGATGGCCCTGATGACCCCGCTGACCTGGCTGTTCACCCAGTGGAAAAAGCTGCTGGGCCACTTTGTCCACAGCGGCGAGGCCGATACCATCACAGAGGGTGAGCTGATGACCATGGTCAGCGAGGCTGAAAATGACGGCGAACTGACCGACCGGGAAAGCGAGCTCATCCGCAGCGCCATCGAGTTCGATGACGTGGAGGTGGAGGAGATCCTGACCCCCCGTGTGGATGTGGTGGCTGTGGAGGATGATATCCCGCTGGAGGAGCTGGCCCAGACCTTTGCGGAGTCCGGTTACTCCCGTCTGCCTGTCTACCACGGCACCATTGATAACATCATTGGTGTGGTACATGAAAAGGATTTCTATATCGCCCGCCTGAAAAAGGCGACCAAGATCGATGATCTGGTGGTGCCCACCCTGTATACCACGGGCTCCACGCAGATCTCCCAGCTGCTGCGCACCCTCCGGGAGCAGCACCACCACCTGGCCGTTGTTGTGGACGAATACGGCGGCACCGAGGGTATCATCACGCTGGAGGATATCCTGGAAGAGCTGGTGGGTGAGATCTGGGATGAGCACGACGAGGTCACTGAGGACTTCCGCAAGCAGTCGGACGGCAGCTGGCTGGTGTCCGGTTCTGCCAGCGTCGATGATCTGTATGAGGAACTCGACCTGCCGGAGGAAGAGGACATCGATTCCAATACCGTCAACGGTCTGGTGCAGGAAAAGACCTGCCATCTGCCCAAGGTAGGCGACCGCTTTACCCTGGGCGAGTACGATGGTGTTGTTACCCGCACCGCCAAGCGCCGCGTGACGGAAGTGCGCCTGACCCCCGCCGCCCCGGCTGAGGATGCCGAGAAGGACGACGAAAAGGATAAGCGCTTCTCCCGCCTTGCACAGCGCGGGGAGAGCCGCTGA
- a CDS encoding sporulation protein SpoIID, whose product MSKFARRCAALMLAVVLLCMAVPAAFAAEGDTLPAGATTMGGANTTLIPDEEENCLSWLFGSGDTITMPYLNVKGQGLRRNVTLDLEDCLVGITYTELGSIGSYVSDAAAQQAWKAQAVAIHSYLEYHKKYGSSANALVYTPVDQIPSSARSAIRRAVSEVKDEVLTCNGSVIDAVWSASAGYNTQTGVYGTCSGLDAWGTDVPYLQSVESPYEEQYHNLMRRIIGKDYRYIEYNDSKTGQPYESADTTHKDLGGFVQYNTFVSNGKSYRYIGQFVSSRYCFDFSADENGTPCMNYYGFGHGVGMSQCGMVGYAQEQGMGYRDILRHYYTGVSFGTVGSGSSNGGLFGWLWSLLGL is encoded by the coding sequence ATGTCGAAGTTTGCGCGCCGGTGTGCGGCGCTGATGCTGGCGGTGGTGCTGCTCTGCATGGCAGTGCCTGCCGCCTTTGCAGCGGAAGGGGACACCCTGCCCGCCGGTGCCACCACCATGGGCGGTGCCAACACTACTCTGATCCCGGACGAGGAGGAAAACTGCCTGAGCTGGCTCTTCGGCTCTGGCGATACCATCACCATGCCCTACCTGAACGTCAAGGGGCAGGGCCTGCGCCGGAACGTGACCCTGGATCTTGAGGACTGTCTGGTGGGCATCACCTACACCGAGCTGGGCTCCATCGGCAGCTATGTCAGTGACGCGGCGGCACAGCAGGCGTGGAAAGCGCAGGCGGTGGCTATCCACTCCTATCTGGAATACCACAAGAAATACGGCTCTTCGGCCAACGCGCTGGTGTACACCCCCGTGGATCAGATCCCTTCCTCTGCCCGCAGCGCCATCCGCAGGGCAGTCTCTGAGGTCAAGGACGAGGTGCTGACCTGCAACGGCAGCGTCATCGATGCAGTGTGGTCGGCCAGCGCGGGGTACAACACCCAGACCGGCGTGTACGGCACCTGCTCCGGTCTGGATGCCTGGGGCACCGATGTGCCCTATCTGCAGAGCGTGGAAAGCCCCTACGAGGAGCAGTATCACAACCTGATGCGCCGGATCATCGGCAAGGATTACCGCTACATCGAGTATAACGACAGCAAGACCGGCCAGCCCTACGAGAGCGCCGACACCACCCATAAGGATCTGGGCGGCTTTGTCCAGTACAATACCTTTGTCTCGAACGGAAAGAGCTACCGCTACATCGGCCAGTTCGTTTCCTCCCGTTATTGCTTTGATTTCAGCGCGGACGAGAACGGAACCCCCTGCATGAACTACTATGGCTTCGGCCACGGTGTGGGCATGAGCCAGTGCGGCATGGTGGGCTATGCGCAGGAGCAGGGCATGGGCTACCGGGACATCCTGCGCCACTACTATACCGGCGTGTCCTTTGGCACGGTGGGCAGCGGCAGCTCGAACGGCGGCCTGTTCGGCTGGCTGTGGAGCCTGCTGGGGCTGTAA